Proteins from a single region of Caloramator sp. E03:
- a CDS encoding PTS sugar transporter subunit IIA, translating into MEKHILNENNILLNLKTEDKYSAIERVGNILKDNGYVEDKYIEGMRKREDEVTTYIGNGIAIPHGTSEYIKFIKKSGIVVAQYPNGVDFGDGNIAYILIGIAGVGDEHINILSNIALVCQDENNVKKLVKAKSKDEILNILTEGDN; encoded by the coding sequence TTGGAAAAGCATATATTGAATGAAAATAATATATTATTAAATTTAAAAACTGAGGATAAATATAGTGCAATTGAAAGGGTAGGAAATATTTTAAAAGATAATGGATATGTAGAAGATAAATACATTGAAGGTATGAGAAAAAGAGAAGATGAAGTAACAACATATATTGGAAATGGAATAGCAATTCCACATGGGACATCAGAATATATTAAATTTATAAAAAAATCTGGAATAGTTGTAGCACAGTATCCAAATGGAGTTGATTTTGGAGATGGGAATATTGCATATATTTTAATTGGAATTGCTGGGGTTGGGGACGAGCATATAAATATACTTTCAAATATTGCACTTGTTTGTCAGGATGAGAATAATGTTAAAAAACTTGTAAAAGCAAAATCTAAAGATGAAATACTTAATATTTTAACAGAAGGTGATAACTAA
- the pfkB gene encoding 1-phosphofructokinase, with translation MIKTVTLNPAIDKTVEIDNFEINSVNRIKTIMLDAGGKGINVSKVIKVLNGDSIATGFLAGINGQFVKNYLDGLDIKNDFVFINGETRINLKVVDKINNTNTDINEPGNEVSSDDLMMLENKIFNDLKEDSILVLAGSVPCNVKKDIYKKWIEKAKDYKVKVLLDADGELLKEGIKAGPYVIKPNVNELERILDIKINDINDVISSAKSLLDYGIEVVVVSLGEDGAVFVSREKVLRVKGISVDVKSTVGAGDSMVAALAYSIEKGYDLENSASLAVAAATANVASPGTQPPKIEDILKYKNMVNIS, from the coding sequence ATGATTAAAACTGTAACATTAAACCCAGCCATTGATAAGACTGTTGAAATTGATAATTTTGAAATAAATTCAGTAAATAGAATAAAAACAATTATGCTTGATGCTGGAGGCAAAGGCATTAACGTATCAAAGGTTATTAAGGTTTTAAATGGAGATAGCATTGCAACAGGTTTTCTTGCAGGGATAAATGGACAATTTGTTAAAAATTATCTTGATGGATTAGATATAAAAAATGATTTTGTATTTATAAATGGAGAAACAAGGATAAACTTAAAAGTTGTAGATAAAATTAATAATACAAATACTGATATAAACGAGCCAGGAAATGAAGTATCAAGTGATGATTTGATGATGTTAGAGAATAAGATATTTAATGATTTAAAAGAGGATTCAATACTTGTTCTTGCAGGAAGTGTGCCATGTAATGTTAAAAAGGATATCTATAAAAAATGGATTGAGAAGGCAAAGGATTATAAGGTAAAGGTTCTTCTTGATGCTGATGGAGAACTTTTAAAGGAAGGAATAAAAGCTGGTCCATACGTTATAAAACCAAATGTTAATGAGCTTGAAAGGATTTTAGATATAAAAATAAATGATATTAACGATGTTATTAGCTCTGCTAAATCACTTTTAGATTATGGAATTGAAGTAGTTGTTGTATCTCTTGGAGAAGATGGTGCAGTTTTTGTAAGTAGAGAAAAGGTATTAAGAGTAAAAGGGATTTCTGTTGATGTAAAAAGTACTGTTGGAGCTGGGGATTCTATGGTAGCTGCTCTTGCGTATTCTATTGAAAAAGGATATGACCTTGAAAATTCCGCTTCTCTTGCAGTTGCTGCAGCAACTGCAAATGTTGCATCACCAGGGACTCAACCACCAAAAATTGAAGACATATTGAAATATAAGAATATGGTAAACATAAGTTAA